The proteins below come from a single Branchiostoma floridae strain S238N-H82 chromosome 5, Bfl_VNyyK, whole genome shotgun sequence genomic window:
- the LOC118416061 gene encoding general transcriptional corepressor CYC8-like yields MQWVHQEKKNFHTVDEFVNALLTHLQTCVVSGSFAPVDLKGMLQGTSAPDTHVSQTVVTCQAQPAVTSNTAAVSSTSSQTLVTAMSSVSQSPANTVTSATSGSYQNGLMRARPPPPPNVTPAIFLQATSFQARLRAQAASHISSAPTMQQQVFPSAAIILQPQQQQQQQHQAMPSQQVINVTQPIDLTQQCNSKQRDVLDLRMTSQGREQLVASNQCIQRLQQLIDQHSMQEQSLMQVQPQNVQMPNAVPYVESTASHPPAYTQNMAGNLQGNDLSFINSASQAYILAELPAGVLLQDRMLGSVGEMLSDGTAMDTVPTVPPNDSDTSYHNPEQLQVPGIGESPVTEFVDPSALHVSTVVDDSALMGTPDLPSWSNSPISALEQAPT; encoded by the exons ATGCAATGGGTGCACCAGGAGAAAAAGAATTTCCACACTGTGGATGAGTTTGTCAATGCATTACTGACACATTTGCAGACTTGTGTCGTCAGCGGTAGTTTTGCTCCTGTGGATCTCAAGGGTATGCTGCAAGGTACGTCCGCGCCAGACACTCATGTGTCACAAACTGTCGTTACCTGTCAAGCTCAGCCAGCTGTCACCAGTAACACAGCTGCTGTATCAAGCACGTCTAGCCAAACTCTCGTCACCGCCATGTCTTCAGTGTCCCAGTCTCCAGCCAACACAGTGACCAGTGCTACCTCAGGAAGCTATCAGAATGGACTGATGagggcacgcccccctcccccacccaacGTCACCCCTGCGATTTTTCTCCAGGCAACCAGTTTCCAGGCTCGTCTGCGGGCTCAAGCGGCTTCGCACATCTCTTCGGCACCAACCATGCAGCAACAGGTGTTTCCCTCGGCTGCCATTATTCTACAGcctcagcaacaacaacaacaacaacaccaggCGATGCCCTCCCAACAGGTCATAAATGTGACACAACCCATTGACCTCACCCAGCAGTGCAACTCAAAACAAAGAGATGTCCTTGACCTCCGGATGACCTCCCAAGGTCGTGAGCAACTGGTGGCATCCAATCAGTGCATCCAAAGACTTCAGCAGCTCATTGACCAGCACAGCATGCAAGAACAGAGCCTGATGCAGGTGCAGCCTCAGAATGTGCAGATGCCAAATGCAGTGCCATATGTGGAGTCGACAGCAAGCCACCCTCCAGCATACACACAGAACATGGCAGGAAATTTACAAGGGAATGACCTTTCGTTCATTAACAGTGCTTCACAGGCCTACATTCTTGCCGAGCTCCCAGCGGGAGTGCTGCTGCAGGATAGAATGCTGGGCTCAGTAGGAGAGATGCTGTCTGATGGAACAGCCATGGATACTGTCCCAACTGTTCCCCCAAATG ACAGTGACACCAGCTACCACAACCCAGAACAGCTCCAAGTGCCAGGCATTGGGGAGTCACCAGTCACAGAGTTTGTGGACCCCAGTGCTCTCCATGTGTCCACTGTTGTAGATGACTCAGCTCTGATGG GGACCCCTGACCTTCCATCCTGGAGTAACAGCCCAATCAGTGCCTTGGAACAGGCTCCGACGTGA
- the LOC118416174 gene encoding clotting factor C-like, producing the protein MAHPPALTVVTAILLLSGVTAFDIDVGGICEDEAEPCACGSTGLNFVITYKTCAAFYRWKPYCRICGDVDHNDVCQQYRYCAECRDLKYTESDGCARCPPNKYGKFCTLDCNCRNGGVCKSDGRCECSAAFHGRYCQHEVEPEVTCPDRGTPPNGQLRSRPLASYTEGSTVRFECNDGYSLRGSSTSRCESSGSWSSPVPSCVKVCQDPGTPTNGRIVPTGNRQQQQYRRPESHHNIGSQVTFRCNDGYRLVGAAQIICTYDGQWNDVIPSCGKSNFTSTNRDPVRLFVETKNRNVYVKIYTSNADDYSLYVLCSYVSFIAARPGPGLEIHS; encoded by the exons ATGGCTCATCCACCAG CTCTAACCGTTGTAACGGCGATCCTGCTGTTGAGCGGCGTTACGGCGTTTGACATAGATGTAGGGGGCATCTGTGAAGATGAGGCGGAGCCCTGTGCCTGCGGATCTACTGGTCTCAACTTCGTCATCACGTATAAGAC ATGCGCAGCGTTCTACCGCTGGAAGCCCTACTGTCGCATCTGTGGTGACGTGGACCACAATGACGTGTGTCAGCAGTACCGTTACTGCGCAGAGTGCCGTGACCTCAAGTACACGGAGTCTGACGGCTGCGCCAGATGTCCACCCAACAAGTACGGGAAGTTCTGCACATTAG ATTGTAATTGTCGGAACGGAGGTGTCTGTAAGTCGGACGGGCGCTGCGAATGTTCGGCGGCATTTCATGGTCGATACTGCCAGCATGAAGTCG AGCCAGAAGTGACTTGTCCCGACCGAGGAACCCCGCCTAATGGTCAGTTAAGGTCAAGGCCTTTGGCTAGCTACACGGAGGGGTCGACGGTCCGTTTTGAGTGCAACGATGGTTACAGTCTACGTGGTTCCAGCACGTCTAGGTGTGAGTCGTCCGGTAGTTGGAGCAGCCCCGTTCCTTCATGTG TTAAAGTTTGCCAGGACCCTGGGACACCTACCAACGGTAGAATTGTCCCTACCGGAAACCGACAACAACAGCAATACCGACGGCCTGAATCGCACCACAACATCGGCAGCCAGGTCACATTTCGGTGCAATGACGGGTATCGTCTGGTAGGGGCCGCCCAGATCATCTGTACGTACGATGGGCAGTGGAACGACGTCATCCCATCTTGTGGTAAGTCTAACTTCACATCCACAAACAGGGACCCGGtcaggctgtttgtggaaacgaaaaatagaaatgtatacgtaaaaatatacacaagtaaTGCCGACGACTATTCTCTATATGTCTTGTGTAGTTATGTGTCTTTTATAgctgcccggccaggccccggtttggaaatacat TCATAA
- the LOC118415865 gene encoding clotting factor C-like: protein MVVAGTIEGDSVRYSCHPGYERTTGNLERWCVSDGRWSGEPPRCMKQCDDPGMPAHGSRLWEGEPQREGSAVVYRCNPGYELVGDERRECQSSGDWTGELPQCVMATTCDDPGDVANADRSVIGSEPPTFLTGTRVVFSCRPPRRIVGQAERRCLSNGTWTGHQPVCTKFAVCQDPGTPLNAIRKILPPAQGQSGTPRRRVNSRLLTFFGLRPLSHVPAESPAQPSAEGSGDDAAGGDPEPRNLPPGHYKLHTRLVYSCESQFYKLSGPSQRTCLSHGQWSGRQPTCLPVCGKSPGAKTPFIFNGNVSAEGQWPWQAAILRNVQNSTGHIFFYLICGGAVLNDEWIITAAHCVTFPDSSAVINLDNIKVKLGKFYRDEALDDDYVQEFEIAEIHVHRQFEPFTLDNDVALLRLSKRATLTDRVRPVCLPTRQTTQRHLRAGSEGVAIGWGTTETGEVAAQLKHARVPVIDSDTCEEAYAEKNIGLTVTRNMFCAGYEEGKVDACAGDSGGPIVFQTGEGEEKRWVLEGLVSWGSPEGCGLPMQYGGYVKLFKFVRWINSFI from the exons ATGGTCGTGGCCGGGACAATTGAGGGAGACTCTGTGAGGTACAGCTGTCATCCAGGGTACGAGAGGACGACGGGTAACCTGGAGCGGTGGTGCGTGTCGGACGGGCGGTGGAGCGGCGAGCCCCCGCGGTGTA TGAAACAGTGTGATGACCCCGGCATGCCGGCACATGGCTCACGACTCTGGGAAGGAGAGCCACAGCGGGAGGGCTCTGCTGTCGTCTATCGATGCAACCCTGGGTACGAGCTTGTTGGGGACGAGAGGAGGGAATGCCAGTCCTCTGGGGACTGGACGGGAGAACTGCCCCAGTGTG TCATGGCAACAACCTGTGACGATCCCGGCGACGTAGCTAACGCGGACAGGAGCGTGATAGGATCGGAACCGCCGACGTTCCTGACCGGGACAAGGGTAGTCTTCAGCTGCCGCCCTCCCCGCCGGATCGTCGGACAAGCCGAGAGGAGATGTCTGTCCAACGGCACCTGGACCGGCCATCAGCCCGTCTGTACCAAAT TCGCAGTGTGCCAGGATCCTGGAACCCCTCTGAATGCCATAAGAAAGATTCTACCACCTGCACAGGGTCAGTCTGGCACACCCAGAAG GAGAGTTAACAGTCGACTCCTGACTTTCTTCGGCCTGCGTCCCCTGAGTCACGTGCCCGCTGAGTCCCCGGCGCAGCCCTCCGCGGAGGGCTCGGGTGACGATGCCGCTGGTGGCGACCCCGAGCCGCGGAACCTGCCTCCGGGTCACTACAAACTCCACACCCGCCTGGTGTACAGCTGCGAGTCCCAGTTCTACAAACTGTCCGGACCTTCTCAGAGAACGTGCCTGAGTCACGGGCAGTGGAGCGGCAGGCAGCCCACATGTTTACCAG TTTGCGGCAAGAGTCCTGGCGCCAAGACTCCGTTTATCTTCAACGGTAACGTGAGTGCGGAGGGGCAGTGGCCGTGGCAGGCAGCCATTCTCAGGAACGTGCAGAACTCAACAGGGCACATCTTCTTTTACCTG ATCTGTGGCGGCGCCGTCCTGAATGACGAGTGGATCATCACGGCTGCGCACTGTGTGACCTTCCCCGACAGTAGCGCTGTGATCAACCTGGACAACATCAAGGTCAAATTGGGCAAGTTCTACCGCGACGAGGCGCTGGACGACGACTATGTCCAGGAGTTTGAG ATTGCTGAGATCCACGTCCATCGGCAGTTTGAACCGTTCACGCTGGACAATGACGTGGCCCTGCTCCGACTGTCTAAGAGAGCCACCCTGACGGACCGGGTCCGGCCTGTCTGCCTCCCCACAAGACA GACCACACAGAGACACCTGAGAGCCGGCTCGGAGGGAGTGGCGATCGGCTGGGGCACCACAGAGACCGGGGAGGTGGCGGCACAGCTGAAGCACGCCCGTGTGCCGGTCATCGACTCCGACACGTGTGAGGAAGCCTACGCCGAGAAGAATATCGGGCTGACGGTTACCAGGAACATGTTCTGCGCTGGATACGAGGAAGGAAAG GTTGACGCATGTGCTGGCGACAGTGGCGGGCCCATCGTGTTCCAGACCGGGGAGGGAGAAGAGAAGAGATGGGTGTTGGAGGGGTTGGTGAGCTGGGGGAGCCCCGAGGGCTGCGGCTTGCCCATGCAGTACGGCGGCTACGTCAAACTCTTCAAATTTGTCCGCTGGATAAATAGCTTCATTTGA
- the LOC118415864 gene encoding short transient receptor potential channel 4-like, giving the protein MDWDDGFRGSNNRRPIRLPRASDQDSIGRGSVTSSSLHFGPKEGFVWSPGNEEVDPIYGDPRTRDPVDSGPQNPQGWPGRHPPSAQGPAPVPNTVPYQAPGPTPSQPRPQSERQQPDDLPPVDYESVDETNAAPEPPRYERAIRPKTALRRPGAPPSGRPSSKSGDTPKKKAPESIASTKNDDIDNQSIDSTFSDIPNTANNKRAKILQNLGVPVRVVNEENLPNLHRQDGSDDEKEDEPDDKEENKKTKEDEDDKNDDKEPPLDDRKFLPLVKTGGAEPQTDAPSGTYAALPEASPSNMSSAGLDNLPQPDYADPNDLMLKPYTSLPDNIQDTDIKDPKGQFLFAVQNGDVEKTRALLERNAVRHEFDINTSDDVGRTAIELAVCNQHEDVVELLLYFNVNLGNSLLFAVDRGNCRLVERLIHYTKSTNNTGPPMSPKDSAFPPEVTPLVLAAQRNDYKVMRLLLFHHYTITPPPALIGQRVLIQTSTRLNILRALCSPYYISLTSSDPFQTAFGLTGELNEMMVMDSQHAHEYRALADQCGDFAADLLGQVQDVDELVTVMSGEDWSKDREGAKGLCMQTMQLAASNNQIRFVNKDVSQGLLLSMWAEKVKWWNRSPLLAQLLFGLLVSAVCPLLIIVYRMEAKSYVGEFIATPVTRYICEIGLRLWFVVFLLLATFRVDSSEATVLDTLNRQSRASPPSIVEWFILVWIAGMVIQMCTNLWRYGARKHLASVWGAVEMILLLLLVTIIGLRGLAYGRYQFLDYDALPSWERFRIHWDPFSPALVAEALMGPCLILSVIRMIPFGILNRHIGPFLMALKELVRNIIMLGLLYFLILFSFAWTLYYLYWYYTTGHEITCTEGTDYHVTVNETYVNSSFTLGAVPCGTPHPFGSMENSLGALFFAGFFIIDPTPLDLTLTRNGTVIGYGSLMTYGTGVTIYYLYIVLQWILALSVIGVLAGSFRKPEKEDWIFARSKFMLQYFGRQWNPPAPFNLVPTPRGLARTVTAFRCSKFNPVPMAKIPRLRDHEARYRLVVQRLVKRFVARTEPYDGNVGGVLSKLEQVHRSTRRTEHALLKGCYGGNRPTVVNKKQNNNNYRRSSTNNNNRFYDIPAEDYDNLVRRNGDATAM; this is encoded by the exons ATGGATTGGGACGACGGCTTCCGCGGTAGCAACAACCGGCGCCCCATCCGACTCCCTCGCGCGTCAGACCAGGACTCGATAGGCCGTGGGTCCGTGACGTCCAGCTCTCTCCACTTCGGGCCGAAGGAAGGCTTTGTCTGGAGTCCGGGAAACGAGGAAGTAGATCCGATATATGGGGATCCTCGGACTAGGGACCCGGTGGATTCAGGACCGCAGAACCCGCAAGGTTGGCCGGGTAGGCACCCGCCTTCAGCACAAGGGCCGGCTCCTGTTCCAAATACCGTGCCATATCAGGCTCCTGGGCCCACCCCGAGCCAACCAAGGCCGCAGAGTGAGCGTCAACAGCCGGACGACTTGCCGCCGGTAGACTATGAGTCTGTTGATGAAACCAACGCGGCCCCCGAGCCACCTAGGTATGAGAGGGCGATTCGGCCGAAAACAGCATTACGGCGTCCTGGTGCACCACCCTCCGGTCGTCCTTCTAGCAAGTCAGGGGACACACCCAAGAAGAAGGCGCCAGAGAGCATCGCGTCTACCAAGAACGACGACATAGACAACCAGTCTATAGACTCCACGTTCAGCGACATTCCCAACACTGCAAATAATAAACGGGCAAAGATTCTCCAAAACCTTGGCGTTCCCGTGCGAGTGGTGAACGAAGAAAACCTGCCCAATCTGCATCGTCAGGATGGGTCCGACGACGAGAAAGAGGACGAACCAGACGATAAAGAAGAGAACAAGAAGACGAAGGAAGATGAAGACGACAAGAATGATGATAAAGAGCCTCCTTTGGATGATCGAAAGTTCCTCCCGTTAGTTAAAACTGGTGGAGCTGAGCCGCAAACCGATGCTCCCTCGGGAACATACGCAGCTCTGCCCGAGGCAAGCCCGAGCAACATGTCCTCCGCCGGCCTAGACAACCTGCCGCAGCCTGACTATGCAGACCCAAATGATCTCATGCTGAAGCCTTACACCAGCCTCCCGGATAACATTCAGGATACGGACATCAAGGACCCGAAGGGACAGTTCCTGTTCGCCGTGCAGAACGGAGACGTGGAGAAGACCAGGGCGCTGTTGGAACGGAACGCCGTCAGGCACGAGTTCGACATCAACACCAGCGACGAC GTGGGTCGCACGGCGATAGAGCTGGCGGTGTGTAACCAGCACGAGGATGTGGTGGAGCTGCTGCTGTACTTTAACGTCAACCTGGGCAACTCGCTGCTGTTCGCAGTGGACCGCGGCAACTGTCGTCTGGTGGAGAGGCTCATCCACTACACCAAGAGCACCAACAACACT GGACCTCCCATGTCACCCAAAGACAGCGCCTTCCCACCGGAAGTGACGCCACTCGTCCTGGCAGCGCAGAGAAATGACTACAAGGTCATGCGGCTCCTGCTGTTCCATCACTACACTATAACACCGCCTCCG GCCCTGATTGGCCAGAGAGTCCTGATCCAGACGAGTACGAGGCTGAACATCCTCCGCGCCCTGTGCAGTCCGTACTACATCAGCCTCACCAGCAGCGACCCCTTCCAGACTGCCTTCGGGCTCACTGGGGAGCTGAACGAG ATGATGGTGATGGACTCGCAGCACGCGCACGAGTACCGCGCGCTGGCGGACCAGTGCGGCGACTTCGCGGCGGACCTGCTGGGCCAGGTACAGGACGTAGACGAGCTGGTGACGGTCATGAGCGGGGAGGACTGGAGCAAGGACAGGGAGGGCGCCAAGGGGCTGTGTATGCAGACCATGCAGCTGGCGGCCTCCAACAACCAGATAAGG TTTGTGAACAAGGACGTGTCCCAGGGTCTTCTCCTGTCCATGTGGGCGGAGAAGGTGAAGTGGTGGAACCGGTCGCCCCTCCTGGCGCAGCTGCTGTTCGGCCTGCTGGTGTCCGCCGTCTGCCCTCTCCTCATCATCGTCTACAGGATGGAGGCCAAGTCTTACGTCGGAGAGTTCATCGCGACTCCCGTTACCAG GTACATCTGTGAGATTGGGTTGAGACTGTGGTTTGTGGTGTTTCTCCTGTTGGCTACCTTTCGTGTGGACAGCAGTGAAGCCACGGTGTTGGACACACTCAACAGACAGTCACGAGCTTCGCCCCCATCTATTGTGGAATGGTTCATTTTGGTTTGGATCGCTG GGATGGTGATACAGATGTGCACCAACCTGTGGCGTTACGGCGCTCGGAAGCACCTGGCCAGCGTCTGGGGTGCGGTAGAGATGATCCTCCTGCTCCTGCTCGTCACGATCATAGGTCTGCGGGGCCTGGCGTACGGACGG TACCAGTTCCTGGACTACGACGCGTTGCCCAGCTGGGAGCGGTTCCGGATCCACTGGGATCCGTTTTCCCCCGCCCTGGTGGCCGAGGCGCTGATGGGCCCCTGCCTCATCCTGTCCGTCATCCGGATGATTCCGTTCGGCATCCTCAACCGTCACATCGGGCCCTTCCTCATGGCTCTAAAG GAGTTGGTGAGGAATATCATAATGCTGGGCCTACTTTACTTCTTGATTCTGTTCTCCTTCGCCTGGACCCTGTACTACCTGTACTGGTACTACACCACTGGGCACGAGATCACCTGCACAGAAGGGACCGACTATCACGTGACCGTGAACGAGACTTACGTCAACAGCAGCTTCACCCTGGGGGCCGTGCCCTGTGGTACGCCTCATCCGTTCGGCAG CATGGAGAACTCTTTGGGGGCCCTGTTCTTCGCTGGGTTCTTCATCATCGACCCCACACCATTGGACCTGACCTTGACCCGGAACGGCACAGTGATTGGCTATGGTTCCCTGATGACGTATGGCACGGGCGTCACCATCTACTACCTGTACATCGTGCTGCAGTGGATCCTGGCGCTCAGCGTCATCGGCGTGCTGGCCGGGTCTTTCCGGAAACCCGAG aaggAGGATTGGATTTTCGCCCGCTCCAAGTTCATGTTGCAGTACTTCGGGCGCCAGTGGAACCCTCCCGCTCCCTTCAACCTGGTCCCCACCCCCCGCGGGCTGGCCAGAACTGTCACAGCGTTCCGCTGTTCCAAGTTCAACCCTGTGCCCATGGCCAAG ATCCCACGACTGAGAGACCACGAGGCACGATACAGG TTGGTTGTCCAACGTCTGGTGAAACGCTTCGTCGCGCGGACTGAACCATACGACGGGAACGTAGGGGGCGTCCTGTCCAAGCTGGAACAAGTTCACCGG TCAACGCGGAGGACAGAGCATGCGCTGCTGAAAGGCTGTTACGGTGGTAACAGACCTACAGTGGTAAACAAgaaacagaacaacaacaactatcGCCGAAGCAgcaccaacaacaacaataggtTCTATGACATACCAGCGGAGGATTATGATAATTTGGTTCGTCGGAATGGAGATGCTACTGCCATGTAA
- the LOC118416024 gene encoding leukotriene A-4 hydrolase-like → MADPCSLSNSQACKTTNISLHLVVDFDKKVLRGSATLDVEVLEERVEHVVLDTRDLTIHGVEDTSTGQPLQFLLKDQVAPFGSPLQISLPANCQAKGSKCQVKVSYETAPSSSALQWLSPQQTAGKQHPYLFSQCQAIHARSMLPCQDTPSTKITYQALVSVPKPLVALMSAQRCGEEPDPADQTRTLYKFDQKVAMPTYLIAIVAGALESRDIDHRTKVWSEKELVDKCAHEFAETETMLKTAEDLLGPYVWGQYDLLVLPPSFPYGGMENPCLTFVTPTLLAGDRSLASVVAHEISHSWTGNLVTNKTWEHFWLNEGHTVFVERKIAGRMHGEQTRQFGALGGWKDLYHSVQTFGETNRLTDLVPRLEGVDPDDAFSSVPYEKGFTLLYYLEELVGGPEKFEPFLRKYIETFKYKCLDTEEWKAFLLDYFKKEVSEGLFDKVDWKAWLHTPGMPPVKPSYDTTLADACSALCQRWSQATPDNLDQFSAQDLEGMSPGQKTEFLAQLLLEAPLSIQHIEKMDQLYGMSANNNSEIKFRWLRLGIRAQWEGAVDPALEMVTVQGRMKFVRPLYRDLYGFEKAREKTLETFKQNRPFMHSTTASLVAKDLHIQ, encoded by the exons GTTCTGGATACACGTGACCTGACCATCCATGGTGTGGAGGATACCAGCACAGGTCAGCCACTGCAGTTCCTACTGAAGGACCAGGTGGCGCCTTTTGGATCACCTCTGCAAATCAGCCTTCCAGCCAACTGCCAagcaaa AGGGAGCAAGTGCCAAGTGAAAGTGAGCTATGAGACAGCACCCTCCTCCTCAGCGCTGCAGTGGCTGTCCCCACAGCAGACAGCTGGGAAACAGCATCCTTACCTGTTCAGCCAGTGTCAG GCCATCCATGCCCGCAGCATGCTTCCATGCCAGGACACCCCATCCACCAAGATAACGTATCAAGCTCTG GTTTCTGTCCCCAAACCCCTGGTGGCTCTGATGTCTGCACAGAGGTGTGGTGAAGAACCAGACCCAGCAGACCAGACCAGAACTCTTTACAAGTTTGATCAAAAG GTAGCTATGCCTACCTACCTGATTGCTATAGTGGCTGGAGCTTTGGAGAGCAG GGACATTGATCATCGTACTAAGGTCTGGTCAGAGAAGGAGTTGGTGGACAAGTGTGCCCACGAGTTTGCAGAG ACAGAGACCATGCTGAAGACAGCAGAGGACCTGTTGGGCCCGTACGTGTGGGGACAGTACGACCTGCTGGTGCTGCCTCCATCCTTCCCGTATGGAGGCATGGAGAACCCCTGTCTCACCTTCGTCACTCCAACTCTACTA GCTGGAGATAGGTCACTTGCAAGT GTGGTGGCTCATGAGATCTCTCACAGTTGGACAGGCAACCTGGTCACCAACAAGACATGGGAGCACTTCTG GTTGAATGAGGGTCACACAGTGTTTGTGGAGAGAAAGATTGCAGGCAGGATGCATGGGGAGCAAACCAGACAGTTTGGAGCTTTAG GTGGATGGAAAGACCTGTATCACTCG GTACAAACCTTTGGCGAGACAAACCGACTGACTGACCTGGTCCCCAGACTGGAGGGCGTTGACCCTGATGATGCCTTCTCCTCCGTCCCCTATGAGAAGGGATTCACTCTGCTCTACTACCTGGAGGAGCTGGTGGGAGGGCCAG AGAAGTTTGAACCATTCCTGAGGAAATACATTGAGACCTTCAAGTACAAGTGCCTGGACACTGAGGAATGGAAAGCCTTCCTTCTAGACTACTTCAAGAAAGAG GTTTCTGAAGGGCTATTTGACAAGGTGGACTGGAAGGCCTGGCTACACACGCCTGGTATGCCACCAGTAAAGCCCAG CTATGACACGACCCTGGCAGATGCCTGTTCAGCACTGTGCCAGCGATGGAGTCAGGCGACACCCGACAACCTAGACCAGTTTTCTGCACAGGACCTGGAGGGCATGTCCCCAGGACAGAAGACTGAGTTTCTGGCACAGCTGCTACTGGAG GCCCCACTGTCAATCCAGCATATTGAAAAGATGGACCAACTTTATGGCATGAGTGCCAACAACAACTCAGAGATCAAGTTCAG atgGCTGAGGTTGGGGATCAGGGCACAGTGGGAGGGTGCTGTGGACCCTGCCCTCGAGATGGTTACTGTACAGGGGAGGATGAAGTTTGTTCGACCACTTTACAG GGACCTGTACGGGTTTGAAAAGGCCAGAGAAAAGACGCTGGAAACCTTCAAACAAAACAGGCCCTTCATGCACAGCACCACGGCCAGCCTGGTGGCCAAGGACCTGCACATCCAGTAG